In Nocardioides nitrophenolicus, the genomic window ATCGGGAAGGCGATGCTCGAGATGACCTGCAGCGGCGGGTCGACCACGCCCCACGGGCGGTTCGCGAGCACCTTGTCGTCGGGGACGAACACGTCGACCAGGTCGATGTCGTGGCTCGCGGTGCCGCGCATCCCCAGGGTGTCCCAGTTGTCGGCGACGGTGACACCTTCGGCACCGACCGGGACGGCCAGGTTGAGGACCCGCCGGCCCTGCTCGGGATCGTCGTAGCAGGCCATGGTCGCGATGACGGCTCCGTGCCGCGACTGGCTGGCGAACCGCTTGCGACCGGTGACCCGGAAGCCGCCGTCGACCCGCACCGCCTCCCCCTGCGGCTGGGTGTAGTCGCCGCCGCCGGTCGAGACGAGCAGGATCTGCTCCTCCGCGACCCGGCGCAAGGTGGCCTCGGCGCCCGGCAGGCCGCGACGGTAGCGCCACGCGGTGAACGCGACGACGTGCTGGTGCATGGCGCTGGCCAGGGCGGTGGCGCCGCAGTGGTGGCCGAGCTCGCGCTGGAGCGCGACGAGCTCGCGGACCGTGGCGCCGTCGCCGCCGAGCTCGACGGGGACGGCGGCGCGGAGCAGGCCCGCGGCGCGCAGCTCGTCGTACGCCTCGGACACGAAGCTGCCCTCGGCGTCGTGCCGCGCTGCGTGGGCGGCGATGCGGGCGCCGACCTGGGCGGCCCGGTCGGCGGGAGTGGGACGGGTGGCCGACGCGCCGGTCGGCTGGAGGGTGGTGGTCATGGATCCACGGTCCGCCCGGGCGCACCGCCCTCTCCAGTCCACGAAGACGACCTCGCCGGTACAGGTTCTGGACTACCGCGGCCCGGCGTCGCGGGCGCACCATGGGCAGATGCCCGAGTACGGCAACTACTGCCCCGTCTCGATGGCGTCCGAGGTGGTCGCGGACCGGTGGACGCCGCTGATCATCCGCGAGCTGGTGCTCGGCAACACCCGGTTCAACGACATCGCCCGGGCGCTGCCCGGGATCTCCCGCTCACTGCTGGTCCAGCGGCTGCGCCATCTCGAGCGCCGCGGCGTGCTCGAGACCTGGCCGGCGCCGACGGGACGCGGCAGCGAGTACCACCTCACCCCGGCCGGGCGCGATCTCGAGCGGGTGATCGACAGCCTCGGGCGCTGGGCGATCGAGTGGCTCTTCGAGGAGCTGCGGCCCCAGGACGTCGCGCCGACCACGCTGATGTGGTGGATGCACCGCCGGGTCGCCCTGGACCGCCTGCCCCCGGGCCGCACCGTCGTGGAGTTCCGGCACACCGCCCCCGACGCCGTCACCATCTGGCTGGTCATGGAGCGCACCGAGGTGTCGGTCTGCCTCCAGCACCCCGGGTTCACGGTCGACGTCGAGGTCACCGCGACCACGCCGAGCCTCGCCGACGTGTTCCAGGGCTACTGCTCCTGGTCCGAGGCGCTCGACGCGGGACGCATCCAGGTCGTGGGGCTCCCCCGTCTGGTCACCGCGCTGCCGCGCTGGTTCCTGTGGAGTCCCTGGGCGGAGGTGACCCGGGAACGCGCGGATCGCGCCCTCGCCAACTAGAACCTGTTCTAGAGTCGGTCGGGTGGGTACCTATGCAGTCACCGGCTCCGCCTCCGGCATGGGCGCGGCGGTCGTCGCGCGCCTGGTCGCCGACGGCCACACCGTCATCGGCGTCGACCTCGCGGAGGCCGACGTCGTGGCCGACCTCTCCACTCCGGACGGCCGGCGTACGGCGGCCGCCGCCGTGCTCGAGCGGGCCGGCGGCTTCCTCGACGGCGCGGTGCTCGCCGCCGGGCTCGGCCCCGCACCGGGCCGGGACCGCGCGCGGCTGATCGCGCAGGTCAACTACCTCGGCGTCGTCGAGCTGCTCGACGCCTGGCGCCCCGCCCTGGCCGCCGCGGAGCGGGCCAAGGTCGTCGTGTTCTCCAGCAACTCCACGACGACCATGCCGATGGTGCCGCGCCGGGCCGTGCGCGCACTGCTGGACCGCGACGTACCGCGGGCGCTCGGCACGCTGCGCCGCTTCGGACGGATGGCGCCGTCCTTTGCCTACGGCGCCAGCAAGATCGCGGTCAGCCAGTGGGTGCGCCGCGAGGCCGTCAGCCCGGAGTGGGCCGGCGCCGGCATCCGGCTCAACGCCCTCGCTCCCGGCGCGATCCGCACCCCCCTGCTCGAGCAGCAGCTCGCGACGCCCGCGGAGGCCAGGCGGATCAAGGCCTTCCCGGTGCCGATCGGCGGCTTCGGCGATCCCGGCCAGCTCGCCGCCTGGGTGGTGTTCATGCTGTCCGACGCGGCCGACTTCCTGTGCGGCAGCGTGGTGTTCGTCGATGGCGGCTCGGACGCCTGGTTCCGCGCGGCCGACTGGCCGCGCCCGGTCCCAGCACTCCGGCTGCGCGGCTACCTGCGGCGGATGCGGGAGTTCCGCGCCGGGACTTGACGGGCAGTTCCTGCACTTGTCGGGCGTTGCAACGGCCGACAAGCGCAGGAATCACCGGTCGACCGGCGATTCCTGCGTCCCGCGCCTGAAACGAGTTGCGCAACTAGTTGCATAGCCGCCGCGGCTGGGGCATCCTCGTGCCATGGCCCTCGAGCACGCGATCCTCGTGTCGCTGAGTGAGCGCGCCGCGTCGGGCTCCGACCTGGTGCGGCGCTTCGACGCGTCGATCGGCTTCTTCTGGTCCGCCACCCACCAGCAGATCTACCGCGTCCTGGGCCGGATGGAGGGCGACGGCTGGATCACCTCCGAGGCGGTCGCCCAGGCCGACCGCCCCACCAAGAAGGTGTACGCCGTCACCGACGCCGGCCGCGCCGAGCTGGCCCGCTGGATCGGGGAGCCCACGACGCCGGACGCGATGCGGAGCAGCGTCAGCGTCAAGATGCGCGGCGCGTCGTACGGCGACCGCGCGGCCCTGCTCGACGACCTGCGCCGCCAGCTCGACGAGCACGCCAAGCGGCACTCCCTCTACGAGTACCTCGCCGCGCGCGACTTCCCCGACCCCGGCGCGCTGAGCGACGCCGACCTCGACATCTACCTCGTGCTGCGGGGCGGGCTCCTCATGGAGGAGTTCTGGATCCGCTGGCTGACCGAGTACCTCGACGCCCACACCCAGGAGAGCCCGCGATGAGCACCCCCTATCCCCTCCTCACGACGCCCGCCACCATCGGTGGCCTGGAGCTCCAGTCCCGCGCGGTGATGGGCTCGATGCACACCGGGCTCGAGGACCGGCCCTGGCACGTCGACGAGCTCGCGGCCTACTTCGCCGAGCGCGCGGCCGGCGGCGTCGGTCTCATCGTGACCGGCGGCTACTCCCCCAACATCCGCGGCTGGCTGCTGCCGTTCGGCTCGCAGATGACGACCCGGCTCAACGCCCACCGGCACCAGCGGGTGACCGAGGCGGTGCACGCGAACGGCGGCCGGATCGCGCTCCAGATCCTGCACGCCGGCCGCTACGGCTACACGCCGTTCAGCGTCTCGGCGAGCGCCACCAAGTCGCCGATCACGCCGTTCAAGGCTTCCGCGCTGTCGGCCCGGGCGGTCGAGCGGACGATCGACGACTTCGTCGCCAGCGCCAGGCTCGCCCGGAAGGCCGGGTACGACGGCATCGAGATCATGGGCTCCGAGGGCTACCTGATCAACCAGTTCCTCGCGGCCCGCACGAACCGTCGTACTGACAGGTGGGGCGGGTCGGCCGAGAGGCGGATGCGCTTCCCCGTCGAGATCGTGCGCCGGATCCGCCAAGAGCTGCCCGACTTCTTCGTGATGTACCGGATGTCCCTGCTCGACCTCGTCCCCGACGGCCAGACCTGGGCCGAGACCGTCGACCTGGCGCACGAGATCGAGCAGGCCGGCGCGAGCGTCATCAACACCGGCATCGGCTGGCACGAGGCGCGCGTCCCCACGATCGTCACCAGCGTCCCGCGCGGTGCCTGGGTCGACAGCACGCTGCGACTCAAGGCGGAGGTCTCGATCCCGGTCTGCGCGAGCAACCGGATCAACACCCCCGACGTGGCGGAGTCCGTGCTGGCGCAGGGCGTCGACCTGGTCTCGATGGCGCGCCCCTTCCTCGCCGACGCCGACCTCGTCGCCAAGGCGCGCGACGGGCGCGCCGACGAGATCAACACCTGCATCGGCTGCAACCAGGCCTGCCTCGACCACACCTTCCAGGCCAAGCGGGCGTCCTGCCTGGTCAATCCGCGCGCCTGCCACGAGACCACGCTCGTGCTCAGCCCCACCCGCCGGGCCCGGCGGGTCGCCGTCGTCGGCGGCGGTCCGGCGGGGCTCGCGACCGCCGTCAGCGCCGCCGAGCGCGGCCACGACGTGACCCTGTTCGAGGCGGCCGACGAGCTCGGCGGGCAGTTCCGGCTGGCGATGCAGATCCCCGGCAAG contains:
- a CDS encoding acyl-CoA dehydrogenase family protein gives rise to the protein MTTTLQPTGASATRPTPADRAAQVGARIAAHAARHDAEGSFVSEAYDELRAAGLLRAAVPVELGGDGATVRELVALQRELGHHCGATALASAMHQHVVAFTAWRYRRGLPGAEATLRRVAEEQILLVSTGGGDYTQPQGEAVRVDGGFRVTGRKRFASQSRHGAVIATMACYDDPEQGRRVLNLAVPVGAEGVTVADNWDTLGMRGTASHDIDLVDVFVPDDKVLANRPWGVVDPPLQVISSIAFPIICGAYLGVAEAAYDAAVAAAVRRSGDVAVQRQVGVMRSRLRVAGWALDGALALVGDDPVPSRATVLAVMTAKAEVARAGVEVCDLAMEVVGGPAYFRGSVIERCYRDIRAAKFHPFSPEQTLVHLGADALGEPVPITES
- a CDS encoding winged helix-turn-helix transcriptional regulator, translating into MPEYGNYCPVSMASEVVADRWTPLIIRELVLGNTRFNDIARALPGISRSLLVQRLRHLERRGVLETWPAPTGRGSEYHLTPAGRDLERVIDSLGRWAIEWLFEELRPQDVAPTTLMWWMHRRVALDRLPPGRTVVEFRHTAPDAVTIWLVMERTEVSVCLQHPGFTVDVEVTATTPSLADVFQGYCSWSEALDAGRIQVVGLPRLVTALPRWFLWSPWAEVTRERADRALAN
- a CDS encoding SDR family oxidoreductase, with product MGTYAVTGSASGMGAAVVARLVADGHTVIGVDLAEADVVADLSTPDGRRTAAAAVLERAGGFLDGAVLAAGLGPAPGRDRARLIAQVNYLGVVELLDAWRPALAAAERAKVVVFSSNSTTTMPMVPRRAVRALLDRDVPRALGTLRRFGRMAPSFAYGASKIAVSQWVRREAVSPEWAGAGIRLNALAPGAIRTPLLEQQLATPAEARRIKAFPVPIGGFGDPGQLAAWVVFMLSDAADFLCGSVVFVDGGSDAWFRAADWPRPVPALRLRGYLRRMREFRAGT
- a CDS encoding PadR family transcriptional regulator — translated: MALEHAILVSLSERAASGSDLVRRFDASIGFFWSATHQQIYRVLGRMEGDGWITSEAVAQADRPTKKVYAVTDAGRAELARWIGEPTTPDAMRSSVSVKMRGASYGDRAALLDDLRRQLDEHAKRHSLYEYLAARDFPDPGALSDADLDIYLVLRGGLLMEEFWIRWLTEYLDAHTQESPR
- a CDS encoding NADPH-dependent 2,4-dienoyl-CoA reductase, whose translation is MSTPYPLLTTPATIGGLELQSRAVMGSMHTGLEDRPWHVDELAAYFAERAAGGVGLIVTGGYSPNIRGWLLPFGSQMTTRLNAHRHQRVTEAVHANGGRIALQILHAGRYGYTPFSVSASATKSPITPFKASALSARAVERTIDDFVASARLARKAGYDGIEIMGSEGYLINQFLAARTNRRTDRWGGSAERRMRFPVEIVRRIRQELPDFFVMYRMSLLDLVPDGQTWAETVDLAHEIEQAGASVINTGIGWHEARVPTIVTSVPRGAWVDSTLRLKAEVSIPVCASNRINTPDVAESVLAQGVDLVSMARPFLADADLVAKARDGRADEINTCIGCNQACLDHTFQAKRASCLVNPRACHETTLVLSPTRRARRVAVVGGGPAGLATAVSAAERGHDVTLFEAADELGGQFRLAMQIPGKEEFAETLRYYRRRMEVLGVNVKLATRATPDLLTGYDDVVVATGVAPRTPAIPGIDHPKVVSYPDAITGKVAVGAKVAVIGAGGIGFDVTELLTHTPETLEEWKAHWGVADPAVVRGGVTDKAPRTPAREVWLLQRKESTQGKGLGKTSGWVHRAVVKDLGVHQLSGVAYDRIDDAGLHVTVDGSPQVLDVDHVVVCAGQESVRGLYDGLLASSYAGTVHLIGGADVAAELDAKRAIKQGTELAAAL